One window of Nocardia sp. NBC_00508 genomic DNA carries:
- a CDS encoding ABC transporter ATP-binding protein — MARLRIEAVSKHFGATYAVREVNLDIADGEFLVLLGPSGCGKSTLLRMIAGLEDPTGGRILLDDDDITHQAPQRRDLAMVFQSYALYPHLTVAKNIGFPLRARRIPRAKIAERVSEVAGVLGLTELLRRRPAALSGGQRQRVALARAMVRDPGAFLMDEPLSNLDAKLRSATRAELIALHQRLGATFLYVTHDQVEAMTMADRIALLNEGRVEQVGTPTELYDRPRSTFVAGFLGAPPMNLFPAVITERDGMLRVAADGIDTELAISTADFGDDLQVVAGIRPEQLRLDPTGADIRGRVTMVENLGSEELIHFTTGDRALCARAPRPAGVAVDDSIALRVDPAHIHLFHAASGLRLTWQEARQDTRIDSAGEPVAVA; from the coding sequence GTGGCACGACTGCGAATCGAAGCGGTGTCGAAGCACTTCGGCGCCACCTACGCGGTACGCGAGGTGAACCTCGACATCGCCGACGGCGAGTTCCTGGTGCTGCTCGGCCCGAGCGGGTGCGGCAAATCCACGCTGCTGCGTATGATCGCCGGTCTGGAAGATCCGACCGGCGGCCGGATCCTGCTGGACGACGACGACATCACCCACCAGGCTCCGCAGCGGCGCGACTTGGCCATGGTGTTCCAGAGCTATGCCCTCTACCCGCACCTGACCGTCGCGAAGAACATCGGATTCCCGCTCCGCGCCCGGCGCATACCCCGAGCGAAGATCGCCGAGCGGGTGTCGGAGGTGGCGGGGGTACTCGGTCTCACCGAGCTGCTGCGCCGCAGGCCCGCCGCGCTGTCGGGCGGGCAGCGGCAGCGAGTCGCGTTGGCGCGCGCCATGGTTCGCGATCCCGGCGCGTTTCTGATGGACGAGCCGCTGTCCAACCTCGATGCCAAGCTGCGCAGCGCGACGCGCGCCGAACTGATCGCGCTGCACCAGCGCCTGGGGGCGACCTTCCTGTATGTGACCCACGACCAGGTCGAGGCGATGACCATGGCCGACCGGATCGCGCTGCTCAACGAGGGCCGGGTGGAGCAGGTGGGCACGCCGACCGAGCTCTACGACCGTCCCCGTTCGACGTTCGTCGCCGGATTCCTCGGCGCGCCGCCGATGAACCTGTTCCCGGCCGTCATCACCGAGCGCGACGGCATGCTGCGCGTGGCGGCGGACGGCATCGATACCGAATTGGCCATCAGCACCGCCGATTTCGGTGACGACCTGCAAGTGGTCGCCGGTATCCGCCCGGAACAGCTGCGGCTGGATCCGACCGGCGCCGATATTCGCGGCCGGGTCACGATGGTGGAGAACCTGGGCAGCGAGGAGCTGATCCACTTCACCACCGGCGATCGCGCGCTCTGCGCCCGCGCGCCCCGTCCCGCGGGCGTCGCGGTCGACGACAGCATCGCGCTGCGGGTCGACCCGGCGCACATCCATCTGTTCCATGCCGCCTCCGGGCTACGCCTGACCTGGCAGGAAGCGCGGCAGGACACCCGAATCGACAGCGCGGGCGAACCCGTAGCCGTCGCCTGA
- a CDS encoding MFS transporter, giving the protein MGSRGILGNRDFLLLWTGQAGSLVGFHGVRIAYPLVVLAVTGSPAAAGWAGFALSLPSLLLQIPAGVIADRIDRMRILMVCQFVGMTATVLAAVAIATHTPGLVPVLVVTAFIEGSVCVFVGVTEVGVIRDMVPPAQRPAAFSLLEAEQPIAALAGRAAGATIYGAARWLPFVVNAASYLYCLTALSLIRFRRPASPPPAEPADRSVGHGLRDGPRIVLGDPFLRASTAAIGASNIVIQVVLLLIVVALTTGGYPTWTVGVVLASAGVGGLFGAAAAARLVARSGPRLVYRGALWAWTALLVPIALSTNPFVLAACWCGIGGVGIASNVALTSYRVAVVPDHTLGRALATMGFVCDGAVAIGALGAGYLLSAVGVVTTGWIALAAMFVLAVLASSANRTPAQMADQR; this is encoded by the coding sequence ATGGGTAGTCGAGGGATCCTCGGCAACCGGGACTTCCTGCTGCTGTGGACCGGACAGGCCGGATCGCTGGTGGGATTCCACGGCGTGCGTATCGCCTATCCCCTGGTGGTGCTCGCGGTGACCGGCTCCCCCGCCGCGGCCGGGTGGGCCGGATTCGCGCTCAGCTTGCCGAGTCTGCTTCTCCAGATCCCCGCAGGGGTGATCGCGGACCGCATCGATAGAATGCGCATCCTGATGGTCTGCCAGTTCGTCGGGATGACGGCGACCGTTCTGGCCGCCGTGGCGATCGCGACGCACACGCCGGGCTTGGTCCCGGTACTTGTCGTGACGGCGTTCATCGAAGGCAGCGTCTGTGTCTTCGTCGGTGTCACCGAGGTCGGCGTGATACGCGACATGGTGCCGCCCGCACAACGACCGGCGGCGTTCTCGTTGCTCGAGGCCGAACAGCCGATCGCCGCGCTCGCCGGTCGAGCCGCGGGCGCCACCATCTACGGCGCGGCCCGCTGGCTACCGTTCGTCGTCAACGCCGCGTCGTATCTGTACTGCCTCACGGCACTTTCACTCATCCGCTTCCGCAGACCCGCCTCCCCTCCACCCGCCGAGCCCGCCGACCGCTCCGTAGGCCACGGCCTCCGAGACGGGCCGCGCATCGTGTTGGGCGACCCGTTCCTGCGTGCTTCGACGGCGGCGATCGGGGCATCGAATATCGTCATCCAGGTCGTGCTGCTGCTGATCGTGGTGGCACTGACGACCGGCGGATATCCCACGTGGACGGTCGGCGTCGTGCTGGCCTCGGCCGGAGTCGGCGGGTTGTTCGGCGCCGCCGCGGCCGCACGACTCGTCGCCCGCAGCGGTCCCCGGCTCGTCTATCGAGGTGCGCTGTGGGCATGGACCGCGCTGCTCGTTCCGATCGCGCTCAGCACCAACCCATTCGTGCTGGCCGCGTGCTGGTGTGGGATCGGTGGCGTCGGAATCGCCAGCAACGTCGCGCTGACCTCCTACCGGGTCGCCGTCGTTCCCGACCACACGCTCGGCCGTGCCCTCGCGACAATGGGATTCGTCTGCGACGGCGCGGTCGCGATCGGCGCACTCGGCGCCGGTTACCTGCTGTCCGCCGTGGGCGTGGTGACAACAGGCTGGATCGCCCTGGCGGCGATGTTCGTGCTCGCGGTCCTGGCGAGCAGCGCCAACCGCACACCGGCCCAGATGGCCGATCAGCGGTAA
- a CDS encoding carbohydrate ABC transporter permease, with amino-acid sequence MMIDRLRTAGSHVLLAATAVLCAFPIYWLFATSLRRPEDVTSLSPIPWPMSFANYGDAADKVDVLGLIGNTFFVAALSAAGQLLIALLASYAFAMYTFPFQRVLYLAFVGTWLVPFQVTMLPNYVLLTQLGLLNSLIGVVLPTLCSALAVLLLRQHMASFPKELVAAAKIDGRSSWSILWTVVVPNLRPALAALAILLFINAWNEYFWPAVVLRQSNSVLQLGLRSFMGTEGDQWGPMMAVASLACLPVLLMYLLLQRHIVNAFVRSGLK; translated from the coding sequence ATGATGATTGACCGACTGCGCACCGCCGGCAGCCACGTTCTGCTCGCGGCGACCGCGGTGTTGTGCGCGTTTCCGATCTACTGGCTGTTCGCCACCTCGCTGCGGCGGCCCGAGGACGTGACCTCGCTGTCACCGATCCCCTGGCCGATGTCGTTCGCCAACTACGGCGACGCGGCCGACAAGGTCGACGTGCTGGGCCTCATCGGCAACACTTTCTTCGTCGCGGCGCTGTCGGCGGCGGGGCAGCTGCTGATCGCGCTGCTGGCCTCCTACGCCTTCGCGATGTACACATTCCCGTTCCAGCGGGTGCTGTACCTGGCGTTCGTCGGCACCTGGCTGGTGCCGTTCCAGGTGACCATGCTGCCCAACTACGTGCTGCTGACACAGCTCGGCCTGCTCAATTCGCTCATCGGCGTGGTGCTTCCGACGCTGTGCTCGGCACTCGCGGTCCTGCTGCTGCGCCAGCACATGGCGAGCTTCCCGAAGGAACTCGTGGCGGCGGCGAAGATCGACGGCCGCTCCTCATGGTCGATCCTGTGGACCGTGGTCGTGCCGAACCTGCGACCCGCACTGGCGGCACTGGCGATCCTGCTGTTCATCAACGCATGGAACGAATACTTCTGGCCCGCCGTGGTGCTGCGTCAATCCAACAGCGTGCTCCAACTCGGCCTGCGCAGCTTCATGGGCACCGAGGGCGACCAGTGGGGACCCATGATGGCGGTAGCAAGTCTCGCCTGCCTCCCGGTCCTGCTGATGTACCTGCTGCTGCAACGCCACATCGTCAACGCGTTCGTGCGGTCGGGGCTGAAGTAG
- a CDS encoding carbohydrate ABC transporter permease: protein MFVVESAGGRAVDGGRAVDTVITGASDSVASSNRPARFRRAGRFAVPYLYLTPALVLLVVWIYRPLVQAVELSTYSWNLLPTAPMKPVGLGNYQRLLDLPAFWDSIGRTGVLIAGMLPFTVVLPLLIALASRRVHGRARTVYHAFVFAPFLVAPVAAAAVWRWLLHPGSGFVDQVLGSDRNWVYDASTAHEVIIVITGWQLLGFAVLVVWAGLAGISGEYDDAARVDGASPSQIRRWITLPLLSPTLLFLVLTTVLLSPTLTFPLIDSMTQGGPAQATTNIYYLLWDYAFHSFDAGLSAAAGVLLFAGFGVIAGILVWISEKVAFHDD from the coding sequence ATGTTCGTCGTCGAATCCGCCGGGGGCCGTGCGGTGGACGGGGGCCGTGCGGTGGACACCGTGATCACGGGGGCGTCCGATTCGGTCGCGTCGTCGAACCGCCCCGCCCGGTTTCGCCGGGCGGGGCGGTTCGCCGTGCCGTACCTGTATCTGACGCCCGCACTGGTGCTGCTCGTCGTGTGGATCTATCGGCCGCTGGTCCAAGCCGTCGAGCTGTCCACGTACTCGTGGAATCTGCTGCCGACCGCGCCGATGAAACCGGTCGGACTCGGCAATTACCAACGGCTGCTGGATCTTCCGGCCTTCTGGGACTCGATCGGCCGCACCGGGGTGCTGATCGCGGGCATGCTGCCGTTCACCGTGGTGCTTCCGCTGCTCATCGCGCTGGCCAGCAGGCGGGTGCACGGCCGGGCGCGCACCGTCTACCACGCGTTCGTGTTCGCGCCGTTCCTCGTCGCGCCCGTCGCCGCGGCGGCCGTGTGGCGCTGGCTGCTGCATCCTGGCAGCGGCTTCGTCGACCAGGTCCTCGGTTCGGACCGCAACTGGGTCTACGACGCGAGCACCGCGCACGAGGTGATCATCGTGATCACCGGGTGGCAGCTGCTGGGATTCGCGGTGCTCGTGGTCTGGGCGGGGCTGGCGGGCATCAGCGGCGAGTACGACGACGCCGCCAGGGTGGACGGCGCGAGCCCAAGTCAGATCCGCCGATGGATCACCCTACCGCTGCTGTCGCCCACCCTGTTGTTCCTGGTGCTCACGACGGTATTGCTCAGTCCGACATTGACTTTCCCGCTGATCGACTCGATGACGCAGGGCGGCCCGGCACAGGCGACCACCAATATCTACTACCTGCTGTGGGACTACGCGTTCCACAGCTTCGACGCCGGACTCAGCGCCGCGGCAGGTGTGCTGCTGTTCGCCGGATTCGGGGTGATCGCCGGAATACTGGTGTGGATCTCGGAAAAGGTTGCCTTCCATGATGATTGA
- a CDS encoding ABC transporter substrate-binding protein, producing MKRTAPILGLVFATTVALSACGGLGSTTTDSNTGAALIPELKPDQQVSIVFESYNYGLAGAWTDTFNSLIADFRTKFPNITVTAQKPQGNSPNPATDTISSIQNQMVAGNPPDVAQLGFSDLDFTIHQLGAKPLDTLVSKQEVQRNFDGAEHPFAPKARTLADWDGHTYGVPFVFSTPVLYYNASLFTEAGLDPAKPPATWQQVAEAATAITGKTGKGGVYIDCLTKTAKDWCFQSLVRSNGGRVISEDRTELAFADAPAVEVTAMGQQLVNSGGMPKLNQKQGYEAFGRGEIGMILETSAIQGTFVTGAKDKWDLRSAPMPSFAGKPTVPTNSGASLHILSNDPNKQRAAWELIKFLTSEPAYTKISQGIGYLPLRTGLMDDPDGLQAWSKQNPLLAPNVAQLANMEPWISMPGTNYLQVRDGMMEAVEAIVFQGKDPQSTLTAARDQGAKLLPTS from the coding sequence GTGAAACGCACCGCGCCCATTCTGGGCCTGGTGTTCGCAACCACCGTCGCGCTCAGCGCGTGCGGCGGACTCGGGAGCACCACCACCGACTCGAACACCGGCGCCGCGCTGATCCCGGAGCTGAAGCCGGATCAGCAGGTGTCGATCGTGTTCGAGTCCTACAACTACGGACTCGCCGGCGCCTGGACCGATACCTTCAACTCCCTGATCGCCGACTTCCGCACGAAGTTCCCGAACATCACGGTGACCGCGCAGAAGCCGCAGGGCAACAGCCCCAACCCGGCCACCGACACCATCTCCAGCATCCAGAACCAGATGGTCGCGGGCAATCCGCCGGACGTCGCCCAGCTCGGCTTCAGCGATCTGGACTTCACCATTCACCAGCTCGGCGCCAAGCCGCTGGACACCTTGGTCAGCAAGCAGGAGGTGCAGCGCAACTTCGACGGCGCCGAGCATCCGTTCGCGCCGAAGGCCCGCACGCTGGCCGACTGGGACGGCCACACCTACGGAGTTCCGTTCGTGTTCTCCACTCCCGTGCTGTATTACAATGCTTCGCTGTTCACCGAAGCGGGTCTCGACCCCGCGAAGCCCCCGGCCACCTGGCAGCAGGTCGCCGAAGCCGCCACGGCGATCACCGGGAAGACCGGCAAGGGCGGCGTCTACATCGATTGCCTGACCAAGACCGCCAAGGACTGGTGCTTCCAGTCGCTGGTGCGTTCCAACGGCGGCCGGGTGATCTCCGAGGACCGCACGGAACTCGCCTTCGCCGACGCGCCCGCGGTCGAGGTCACGGCGATGGGCCAGCAGCTGGTCAACTCCGGCGGCATGCCCAAGCTCAACCAGAAGCAGGGCTACGAGGCGTTCGGCCGTGGTGAGATCGGCATGATCCTGGAGACCAGCGCGATCCAGGGCACCTTCGTCACCGGCGCCAAGGACAAGTGGGATCTGCGCTCGGCGCCGATGCCGAGCTTCGCGGGCAAGCCCACCGTGCCGACGAATTCCGGTGCCTCGCTGCACATCCTGTCCAACGACCCGAACAAGCAGCGCGCGGCGTGGGAGCTGATCAAGTTCCTCACCAGCGAACCGGCCTACACCAAGATCTCGCAGGGCATCGGCTATCTGCCGCTGCGCACCGGCCTGATGGACGATCCGGACGGCTTGCAGGCGTGGTCGAAACAGAACCCGCTGCTGGCGCCGAACGTCGCCCAGCTGGCGAACATGGAGCCGTGGATCTCCATGCCCGGCACCAACTACCTGCAGGTCCGCGACGGCATGATGGAGGCGGTCGAGGCGATCGTGTTCCAGGGGAAGGATCCGCAGTCCACCCTCACCGCCGCCAGGGACCAGGGCGCCAAACTCCTTCCGACGTCATGA
- a CDS encoding metallophosphoesterase produces the protein MSAATIVQLTDTHIRPAGERVHGMVDTYANLTHVLQQLRASRQRIDALVLSGDLTDTGSPEAYRRLRSAVEPVAEELGAKTLYVMGNHDERTSFATELLGRDSATVDPDAPLDQVVEVAGLRVIALDSTTPRRHDGRLEERQLDWLADQLCERAPHGTLLVLHHPPIPSPVAATEYLRLERPELLAEVLADSDVRLIICGHNHLTAAAALAGIPVWIGPALAYRLDPIAPVGRHRGLLGFGYSRIDLLGSALVATAIEATPAETLYERPEQDVLDQLAALAAEAG, from the coding sequence ATGAGCGCGGCGACGATCGTCCAGCTCACCGACACCCATATCCGCCCTGCCGGGGAACGGGTGCACGGGATGGTGGACACCTACGCCAACCTCACGCATGTGCTGCAGCAGTTGCGGGCGTCGCGGCAGCGTATCGACGCGCTGGTGCTCTCGGGTGACCTGACCGACACCGGGTCGCCCGAGGCCTATCGGCGGCTGCGCTCAGCGGTCGAGCCGGTGGCCGAGGAGCTCGGCGCGAAGACGCTCTACGTCATGGGCAACCATGACGAGCGCACCTCCTTCGCCACCGAACTGCTCGGCAGGGATTCCGCCACAGTCGATCCCGACGCCCCGCTCGATCAGGTCGTCGAGGTGGCGGGACTGCGGGTGATCGCGCTGGACAGCACGACGCCGCGGCGGCACGACGGACGGCTGGAGGAGCGGCAGCTGGACTGGCTCGCCGACCAGCTGTGCGAGCGGGCCCCGCACGGCACACTGCTGGTGCTGCACCACCCGCCGATCCCCTCGCCGGTCGCGGCCACCGAGTACCTGCGGCTGGAACGGCCGGAGCTGCTCGCCGAAGTCCTGGCGGATTCCGATGTGCGGCTGATCATCTGCGGGCACAACCATCTCACCGCTGCGGCGGCGCTGGCCGGGATACCGGTCTGGATCGGGCCCGCGCTCGCGTACCGGCTCGATCCGATCGCGCCCGTGGGACGGCATCGGGGATTGCTCGGATTCGGCTACAGCCGCATCGATCTGCTCGGCTCGGCCCTGGTGGCCACCGCGATCGAGGCGACACCCGCCGAGACCCTCTACGAACGGCCCGAGCAGGACGTGCTCGACCAGCTCGCCGCGCTCGCCGCGGAGGCCGGGTAA